CTACCTGACGAGTTTAAGATCACGAGATTTAAAGAACTACACACATCAATAATTTAACActacaagattaaaaaacaCTCTTTTATATCTTGCACTCCATGTTCAgtcacaagattcaaaagttcCACGTATTGAGTTGAACTTAGACACTTAAATTGGGACGAACGGAGTACCTTATAAGGCGATTTCGGAACTTTCCGAGGAACCTTAACAGGACTAGTACTAACACCACGCATCTGGTCATCAAACTCACAAGGCAACAAAGAATCCAACCTTTGTCTTGTCTCCGTTTTATACctaaaaatattacaattggGTCTCTTCAAATTCCTCCCATTCCCACGAACACCCTTCTCTGGTGTGACAGGATTCACTACATTCCCCGAATCAGGCCCAAACAACGCAGTACGAAGAAGAGAAGTATACCCATTATTAGAATCCTCCGTATTAGAAGACTTAGGCGACAATGGCAACCCAAAAAGCGCAAAATTAGATGAAGTTCTGCTGGGTATGAAACGGTCACTGTAAATTGAACGTGAAGGGGAAGGATGGTATGAATTGAAACCCGGGATTAAATTAGTCTTTGATGGAGTTTTGGGGTTCATATTGGAATTGGGATCAAAGGGTGTTTGAGGTTCCATGGAATTCGAGCTTGGATTCTCCATAGATGATTCTTGAAAACCctagaagatgatgatgatgatgatgaagaagacgaaattttttttttctattttttttggaaataaatattttcccGGGAGAAGTTGAGGTTTTGCGGGAAATTTTTTGTGGGTCCCATAAAGTGCaccatatttatataattttttttctactttgttATGAATGTATAACAAATTTTTATTAGGGAAAGTTGAATtgccaaattttattttacaccaaaattgataaattgcaagttactaatattttttttttttgcacatTGTcatgttttgtttattttaagtattttaggAAATGTATTCAAAtagatttatcttttaaaaatttaaggaaaaatgaattttctatcgaaaacatttttaaaattttctttcaatttgtcTCAACTTTGACTCGCGACTCGAGATCCAATCTCAACTCGATAAATGACTCTCAATCTTTGATTCAAAACTCCACCTCGACTCAGGAGCTTCTTGAATTGGGGTAAAAAAATTGTGTCCTGAGTCAAAAGTCTTGATTAGGAGTTCGGTTAAGATCGGCAACGAGAGTCAGATTTCGAATCGAAAGTTGGGTCTTGAGTTTAGGTAAGCACTGATAGGTTGGATTCTGAGCCTCGAGTTGAGGTACAAACTCGTGTTTTTGGTTGAGTCAAAATTTGAGACTTAATCTGGCTTGACATTGATAGGCTAGATTCTGAGCTTTGAGTTGAGGTCCAAACTCGTGTTTCTGATTGAGTCAGAATTTGAAACTTAACCTGACTCTTGACCCTAATTCTGACCTCGAATCTGATTCCTAATCCTAGTCTGCATCCattataagtaaatatttattaattacttaTAACGTTTATAAATTTACATTcttgtataataatattaagaaatatCTAATAGATATTTCCAACTAAATTAAATAGAAGGCTAAatcaacattatttttcttattatgacaagtatatatatatatgtttccactaaaacatataattatttttccattgGAATTCCTTCAAAACATATTCATCTTCAAAATGTATTATATAAGgaaataaattagttttttcCTTTAACCACGATACATCAGCTTACAGGCAGCTCgattaatattattatcaagCAATAGCAATCAAGAACATGACAAATGCAGCAACAAATGCAGAATTAAGAGTACTAAGCCTAGAGGCTGATGATGATGAACCATCTTTAGCCTCTAGAACGTTAACGGAAACCTTCATCCCTTGTTCGCAGTGATTATTAATTCCACAAAAATACCATTTTTTTCCCGGAGTTTTcaaatcaatcacatcatttccCGAAGTTAAGGGTTCAACATTCGCACCAGGTACACAGCTCTGGAAGGCAGCTAGATCTGCTTTGTATACATTGTGTGCTCCTTCCTTGTACTTAAATACTGCATCCATCAACAGTGGCGTAGTCAGAAATTTTACGAAGCgtatctaaaaatttaatagctaataaaaataatttatgggTATCAGGGCTAACTCGACCTCAAAAGTTAGCTAATAAGTGGAGGTTAATTTGTCCAAATCCATATAAGGAAACAAAATTCTCATCCCTCTTCTTATATATGAGACTTCTTAATAGTGGCAAAACAATATTTAGCgataattgagttaatatcatTATTATACATATCCAGAGTTGATAAAGCCTTTTTAGCGTTAATATAACGTGttggttataaatatttttatatattattgcccttaaacataatataactacaattatattattatcactAAATAATTGTCGCAAAATCTTTTATTAGTtataataatttacttttatatatcCTTAAAAAATGAAGACATAATTTGAGTTGCACAAACTCTTTCACTTTTAGTACTTCACTCGTAtcgaattctccaaaaatataCTACTGAGAAAATCTAACACACAGTCTTAAAGATTTCGAACAACATATAACATAGAGGGTACATAACATACTGAGTTTATCTCCAACATGAAACTCTTTACTCTCAGCCCATGCATTGTAGTCAAATTTAAGTTTCCAACCTTGATCATCCCCAACAAAATGGTCTGTAGACATAGTTGGAACAATAACCATGTTAACAACACTAAGTGCAACCAACAAAGCTTTCAATCccattttgaaattattattttgtgaaagttttctttatttcttgctataatgtttgttttgaagCATGTTTATAGGATGTTAAAATTGGGAATATAGCCGGCTAATAAACGCAAGGCTACTTTGCTTCCCGCGTTTATCAGCTATcgtattatttgttgttgttattatgataTTGTTTCGTCCTCTTATACATGTTTTATTTGAATCGAGGGTGTATTGAAACAGTCTTACGATCTACTTATATAAGATAAAAGTAAGACTGTATATACACCACCTTAGCTCCTCACAAGGTTGAtgtgtttcttttaattttgtgtcAAGTTAAACTATATCATATTAAtcgattaaattaaatttttttatttataatgatgataGTATAAATCTTAAACAAGAACATAAAGAGAATGTGGATTTTGGTTTTAGGAAAATGTAAAAATGACTTGGTCAAATATACAtatgttttatatttcattcGGTGGCCAGTTTTGTTTTATTCTACACTATATTTGACATTTTCTATTTCCGTTTACCAATAAAAATAGATGATACGAAAAAATCAGCTAGTgttttttttgagttaaaatttgaactttagaCCTCGAGTTGTTGTCTGATTAAGGTCAGATGCATACATTCTTTGCTTCGGTTATTGTATGATTTGTTgttcctaattatttttttccattattttcaacattttgcTTTTCTAAGTATATCTGATTTGACATACTTTATTTGAGACGAAGCTCTACCAGAAACAAGCTATACCGATACAATTAAATCATATACTCTAAGAACTACTTTTGCTAGAATCATATCCAATTGTAGTAAGGACAAATTacagaaatcacatacttttaagaaaaaattataatctatctcttaaaagtttataattacaaaaatccctcaaaacggatacaataatataagcgttgatacattaatctaatgcacgagatacattaatcgttaagtaagatacattacaatttatacatgatacactaatccgATTTACATCTtgtacatgatacactaatttgatgcATAAGATACACTAATCTAATGCAcgagatacactaatctgatgtgtGAGATACATTTTATACAAGATACACTAAtgtgatgcgcgagatacactaaTGTGATGCgcaagatacattaatttgatgcgcgagatacactaatttgatgtgcgaaaatgaggaattttgaaaatttgtaacACATAGAGgataatggtaataaataaattaaaaggtgagatttccgtaattaataaaattggtAGCTATCGGCGCATAGTATTGGTAACTATTGGCCCATACTAGTAATTTTTCCTTCTATCAATAGcttgttttaaaaaaaggtttatattattaataaaaggaaaatttacGTAAATGTACATTTTGACCATCTAATTTACCAACATGATCGAAGTATACATTCTTGATACACTTTGATTGTATATCTAGTGTATAGTAGGTATGTATATGTTATAgctatatgtatattatttgtattactCCTATCCTTTATCTATATGTGGGCTCAGGCGTATATGACTAAACTAAAAGTTTTTGTTTATCTCTACAAAGCCCAAAAGACTAGACCAAATTTGctattatttctattaatattaattatcattactattattgttattattattgttatctaGACTAAATTATACTACAAATAGAAGTGTCAAATCTGAATTTTGTATTATTACCAACGGATACATGTAATTATCACAATTAAAAAAACCGTTACATAAGTTTTGGAGAACTATAACGTGTAATTATAGTTCAGTATTGAattattacataaataattGCATGAAAGTAAGCTGCATGTCTAAATTATACGTGTCCATATTTGAGTTgacacatatttttaaaataataaataaaaatgcaatttgGAGGTTTTCATAAAGTTTTTGTAGAATTTTTTTAGATGTTCCAGGGTGATAGATTCATGTTCCgatacaaaagaaaaatcaataaaatcgcttaattttttaataatggtTTGTTAATGcgaaaatatgtttaaaaaatagtGGGAGTATATGTGATGCTTCTCCAATtcattacggaggtcctcataaagtttctTTTTAGAAATTTCTTTTGGGTGCTCCGAGGTGTcagatccatgggctaatacacaacacgaaaaattaagaaagtcgtgtaattttttaagaaatgtcTTGTAAATGCGAATATATGCGGCAAAAGAATAGTGTGAGTATACATGATGCTTCCCAACTCATTATAGAGGTCCTCTTcaagttttttcagaaaatttgtTTGGATGCTTCGAGGAGTCAGATTCATaggctaatacacacgaaaaatcatgaaattcacGTAATTCCTAAAAATAGCttgtaaatgaaaaaatatgcattaaaaagggtgtgagtatacgtgatGCTTCCTCAACTCATTATAGAGGCCCTcttaaagtttttcaaaaaatgtttaTGAGTGCTCCGAGGCGTCAGATCgatgggctaatacacacgaaaaacgAAAAACCAAGAAATTTACGTAATTCCTAAAAATAGCTtgcaaatgaaaaaaatatgcgTTAAAAAGGATGTGAGTATACGTGATATTTCCTCAACTCATTACAGAGGTTCTTATAAAgtcttttcaaaatttcttttggGTGCTCTGAGGCGTCAGGTCCATGGactaaaacacacaaaaaaaaataagaaagtcgagtaattcctaaaaatgatttgtgaattaaaaatatgttataacaaTGGTATGATTATGCGTGATGCTTTCGCAACTCATCACGAtggtcctcataaagttttttcagaaaaacaaaaatttagtgCTCCGATGCACCAAATTCATAATTAAGCACCCAAAGGACtccatataaaataataaaatcatctcttaatttttttttaatctaacaaataaaaatcaacatctaatttaattataatgaaCGCATAAAAGTAAGCGAAAAGAGTTTTAATTATAGTTGCTTGTTACTACCATGCACTTTTATGGTTCATGTTATTAGTGAGGACTATGGAACAAGAACATAACTATAATTTACGTAATGTTTATGATATGTCTGTTAAACTTATAAAAATCATGCTTTTCTCCCTTTCAAATTATTTAcgtatttaatatattaaagtgtgtatgaaaaaagtttataaattgCTTATAAGTATATTTCTAATTGGTCTAATTAACTTTATATgcttaaattaatcaaaaaaaatcTATACATTAAGTgtttatataaatcaaaatagcCAATATAGTTATAATATGAATGTCATCTATATTATCTACTAATAGAATGAATgttcatataaatataatccttttggaatatgaaaatttgaattgttaattttcacataaaataattttgtgcCACCCTTGTTCTCTTATATATATTCTCCATCGTCTCAAAATTATAACTTATCGTGATTTCTAAAAATAGATATCTCAagtatttatcaatttaaaagttcaagataaaatttcatttttcattttatcctTTGAGTA
This portion of the Solanum pennellii chromosome 12, SPENNV200 genome encodes:
- the LOC107006554 gene encoding mavicyanin-like, which codes for MGLKALLVALSVVNMVIVPTMSTDHFVGDDQGWKLKFDYNAWAESKEFHVGDKLIFKYKEGAHNVYKADLAAFQSCVPGANVEPLTSGNDVIDLKTPGKKWYFCGINNHCEQGMKVSVNVLEAKDGSSSSASRLSTLNSAFVAAFVMFLIAIA